TACATCTTCTTATGACTCACTCTTCAGTTTTTATGAAACATTTCTAGTTTATAAACTAAGAGGCTAATACTATCAAGTGGATATCTGCTTACTGTTGAtcttaccccccaaaaaaccaagATGGCTTAACCCATTTATCCAATGCATACTGATAAGAACATATGATATTAGGACATAAAGTATTCCCTTAGGAGAAGGAAACTGTATTTGTTATGAGAGTGTTTCTTAAGCTTAAACTTACTAACAGAAACTTATTTCTAATTGCTTATCATTATTTGTTCTGATGTTCTATATTAAcctggcaaaaaataaaactaccgGTATTTAACAAGAGAAAATCTCAGTGCCTCTGTGATAAAGGCTTACATGGTAAATGAACAACTTTGGTTTTCACAGTGCTAAAAATAAGTATGTCTTGGCCATAGGAAATCTTTAAATTAGTTAACATTAACATaaacttattttaatataacaatgTATTCACCAACTTGCACCCATGTTGTTGGACCTCAAGATATTGAGCATTGTATATGCCAATGAATACTAAGCCTCCTTCCAGGTGAGATGAGTGGTGTTTAGCTCTACCCTCCCCACTTAGTTCTCTATAACTGAACATGAAAAGCCTATCTCCCTCACCTTCGTCCTAACGACACAGACTTTCCTGCTACTATATGTAAAAGGAAGAGGAGCCCTCCAGACACATTTGATTAACAGTGAAATGTTAAAGAGGCACCTGTCACAAAGTGTCAGACGTgaacattaaagaaaaaggtTTCTTCTCTCTTCCACGTCAGCTACAAGGCCTGTATTAATGAGGTAGGTGCAATATGGGTGCCATATGGCCATAACTAAAATATTGGACACTAACATATGGCAATTTAAAGTAAGGTCCATTCCATTAATTTTTCCAGGTCTGAGTGTCCAAGTTATGATCTAATTACATCttgttaaaaactagacactctGCAACATAACCCTAATACACTAATGAAATATGGCTCCAGAACAGCacataatgttaatattttaaaataaaattatgccTACCTAAAAGGTAAAGACCCCAAACAAGTTAACCTCATATTTACTTAAATATGCAgtatgcattaaccccttacccAAATAGAGTCAATGACTCATTATTTTTATCTCAATTTTAAAGTATACTATAATAAATCAatgttatcatttatttttgcaaaaataAGCATAACCTTAGATTGTGTGTTACAGCTGGTCGTTCCATCCACGCctgtagaatattattatttgaatcTCTCTCAAGGCAAAACAGGAATGTGACTAAGTCTTACCCTTACAGGTATCCTGGAAATTATTAGGCATTTTTTCATTATGGGATTGGCTTCAGAATGGGTCATTCCCCATGACAATAAGCTGGTATTTGATTGGTAAGCCAGGAAAACTGTAAGGTCGatcataaattattataaatcataTGAAATCAATCTAGCTGAGATTTATAAGTTACAACAAAACTGAACTGAAACATACACATGCAGCTATATTATCTTTGATGTATTGTttctttcacaaaaaaataaaatttgttagCTAATAAATTATGTATCCTTGCAAACCCTAATTTTTAGAAAATACATGTGCCACAAAACGCAAGCCCTCGGCATACCAGTGGTACCTTATTATAAAAACAGATATCCCACCTCCCATCCTACATTTCACATCTTAGTATACTTAATAAACACATGAAATGGTGTCCACAGATTATTATaactaataaatacattttagaattcCATAATTTCTGTACACCAACCACAGCAGCTATATCAGTCACTCAAGAATTTCAATGCTTCTAACAGCTGTTTAGTAGCCAGGCATACTTGGGAATGACAGCTGATTTCTGATTACCTGGGCAGTCTCTTGATCTATAGGCAGAGAGACTGGTATTTAGCATCACCCACTTATTACTTAGTAATGTAATATTTAGTCACTTTCAAAGCATATACAAATAATTGGGTACAAAAACTAATATGAAGAATACATCGCatgcattgtttattttattggtttattgATCCATAATTGTGCCACTGAAAGTTTTATGTGAACCATGTgaaacaacaatcagcaactgcttaagcacacacacacacgcaaaccCTAGCCAAACCCTACTTCTGTGTGTAACTATGTTACTTTTGGGAGCCTGGTGGAAAATAACTTATGGACACCAGGCAGTGGTCATTTTCACTAGGATAACACTTGGTTGGGAGCTGATTTCTTTTACAGGTAACTTggaaaatgtatagttaaagtACATCAGTGTCTTTCCCTACAACCAAAATATAGGTTGATTTGTTCCCCCCAGCATGCATAAAGCATTTAGAGGGGAAACAGTGAATCCAACCCTATGCTTGTATTCACTAAGCCGGTTTGTAGTAGGCCAAAACTGGATAACCTAGGACCTTGTATGTGATACTGCTATATTGGCTTACATGGCCAATAAAGCCAATACATTTCACAACCCTATCTTTCACTCCCTCCTGACCATTTCTTTCTCTGTTTTGGCCTCAAAACATACAAAGTATTTACTTTGGGACTcccttttatagttttttttgctttccaaCAAGGTCTTGTCCTTAAAGCATGCACTGCAGTAGTGCTACCTCCCAAGGTATGCCTTAGAGTGAGACAATAAAAGGAGTTTCTCCTCCTTTATAACTGTCAATTTCCGTGATGTTTTTATATAGCACTCGTGTGCTAACATCCAATCTTTTTGATTCCATGAGGAAATAACGCTTGAAATCGTAATGTCATGCCACATCTACATTATGCCCATCCACAACCTGTCACTAGTGTTCACAAACAGCTGGATCTATGCCTTGCCCACATCAGGACTGCCTTATCCAAATCAAGACAGTCAGCAAGCATTCACTACATATTTGATTTTCTTAAGGTACACCTTACCGAGTACAGGCATATCGTTTAATATCATAATAGAAAGTTACGACACTGGATCCCAAATCCAATCTGTCAGTGCCTGGCGACAACAAACACGTATTGAAAAACAATcccaaaaatcattattttgacAAAGCATTAAATATCTCCCATAGCATTGTATGCAGACACAGGCTGCAAGCATGATAAGTCAATCAAACATATTTTAACAGAGTAAAATTAATCATTTTCAAAAGCATAATCCAGTTTCACAATTTTAGATGTAATTGATTCACACACTTTACCATTAAGAATGCAATTCTAATTTTCAgcagacaaaaagaaaaaaaaatacttttgttgaTCAACCAATGACTAGGAACACTTCTTGAAAGCAATAGGAAGTAAATTAGTAATTAACTAATTTAATGCAGAGGACAGTTATTAACTTGATTATAATACAGCAAAGTCTTTCCAGGTTATCTTAAGTTTCATAGGACGATAAACACATACTTTGTAGATGgtgattgtttttatatatataatacttcacctttttcctataaataaaatgtatagaatgTATTTTCCACATATAAATCTTTAACATTTGTCCAGTATGAAAAATGAGCAGGCAACATGACACCATGACAATACGCCCTACAAATCTTTTTTGAGCAGGTAgctttttgagtgtttttaatatttgtaaaaaaaaacatatttactgcTTATATACAGCAGTCCCTGAAAAAGTGCtagcccccaaaaaaacatttttctttatgtcaTGTTCCTGATATAGTTTATGCATATACCTTAATATCCTGTCAGGCCTAACACTCCAGAAGACCCTGAAGACTAGAGGTATCTCATAAGGAATAACCATGAGACTGTGACTAAAACATACAATTGTATATTTTACGGATAAAAATTCCTTAGAGCCGCTTGGCAGTAGGTGATGATATCACTTGCTCTTCCACATTTAACCTACAGGCTCCAacacttaaattaaaatatctgtAACAGATATTTATGACAATTAAGGCAAAGAAATGGAAATGCATCTGCATTTACTGGTATATGAAAAAGATTAGAATAGATTTATTGCCAAGTCATCGGCAAAATTCAGAAGGCACAGGACAGCTATGGGcatctttatttaatgttgtctcCAGTATAAAAATAGTCATGTTTTTGGAAGTTttctagaagaagaaaaataacaattgatgaatatttatttaagagCAAATTTTCTTGTAGAGTATAAAGCAGTTGTAACAGATCCAAGTTTATTTTTGGCTAGTAGCGTAGATCCATAATGAGCACTCGTGATTTTCATAAttgtaatagtttttttttttttcccagaagtACTTTTAACACAGTATATTGAAAGTGCAAATATGGCAATCTTTTGTTAAGTCGCATGAATTGTTATCTGCAGGCACAAGAATCCACTGTCATGTTGGGGTACACCTTCAGAACAACGTTCTTGTTTTCATCGAAAAAGAGAATACTGAGAGAAGACATCTTTTCTGGAACACAGCATGGCTCAGGAATCCCAGGGACCACACCCACCGCACGTACAATACTCTGGATAGTTGCATGGTTTGATGGCTTTAAAGACTGTAAAGGCAAGTAAGAAAACATTGAGAAAAGATTCATGTGGTGTATAGACATGAAAGAAATGGTAACTTTTAATAGCTACGCTACACAGGTACACAAAGGTATATATGCCTTTCAGGGTAGGACAAATGCAAAGTAAGGTACAATTTGGGGGACAAAAACTGGATAAGAATTGGAACGTCTCAATTTGCACATCTGGTCTCTAAACCTATCATACCTACGTACTGTAAAGCACGAGAGTACAACATCTGAAGCTTGATACAAGCAGtcctttgcaaaaaaaacattttactatgaaaaatgtttttgtttcaaatataattatgtcccataatgtaaaaaattcttgtaaattaaatatatttcaaattttatCATAATTAACTAAATAGGAAAATATGGATTAAGTGTATGAAGTTAATCAGCTACTCTTATTGAATAAGCCCTGTCATAAGTAAGGCCACCTTGCATCACACGGATTTTCACTGATCTGTGAGATCTATACAATTGAATATACCAACAGTGAATGCAGATGTTCTGCTCTCACAAGACTGTCAAGAAGGATTTGTCATCAATGAGAACTTGGCTTTGCTAAACTTATTTCCATCTGGCTTACTATAAACACTATAAAAACAGTGACCCGATTGACAAACCCACAGATGCCGTAgatcaggggttctcaaactgcggccctccagctgctgcaggactacatctcccataatgctccttcagctaaggggctggctcaggagtatgggagatgtagtcctgcagcagctggagggccgcagtttgagaacccctgccgtagataaaaaaaaatgaacaccacttcaagagaaaaaaaaacaaaacactttacaATTTACTGGATGACCACAACAATTACCTCTGCAAttggtttaaattttttttttattattatatgaatacGCAATGGAGCAATGTGTCTATTCTACAAAATACAATTGTTAAATCAAAATAATCATTTGCAACGTGTTTCTTCTCAAAATACAACTCATCGTTCTACTTAatacatataacaaaaaaaatatcgtAGTTCAAAACTTCGATGCTATTAAGTCTTCTGACAATGAAACAAAAGGAAACTGAATTGGTATCTGGGTGAAATGCTAATAAGTGGTTTTACTTGGGAAGGTgtaggttaattttttttatcattaatacttttttatcattaatactTAATGCCCTATGGctaattttaaaatgtcttatttaCCAGCATCCAAAAGAATATGGCCTTGGGGTATTAtagcttattcactaaatattttttatcagtgAGCAActgagtttttctttttcatataacACCAGTCATAAACCTTATCCAGCCCTTTTAGACTTCTGGGGAGCTCCCACTGgcgtcgggggagttcccgctgacggcaacGGGAAAACcccccatttaaaagaaaaaaaatgggcagggagcggggcgtgtcaagacccgctcccgcgacccggaggattcgggtcttgacccagagaaccggaggagcagcgctcacccggcaatctccgggtcaaacacggacagttcccaggtatgggaatGACCAGTTATACAAGGAAACAGAAGTTGGTCACTCTTGGTGAAAGCAGATACAAACCGATGGCAAACAATAGTAAGTGTTTTAGATATCGATAGTCTGGTCTTTCATGAAAAGATATAgctaaaatacaaacaaaatactGGCAGCGTAAAGAATATGAGCACCAGCAGCTGTTTGGTTAGATTACTAGACAGATGAAAGCATAGAGTTGCAGATTAGTGGCTAGGAGCACTGAAAGCTCAACAGAAAGTAAACCTAGCATTAGTTGTTTTAGCAGATGAGGGATGATGGATACCCAAAGGCACAAACAGAGGAAGGGAACATTTGACCTTACATCTAGTGATGTGAAACAACtattacttttttataattatggatccattatatacattaatcaTTATGCTACATTTTAATCACTTTAGCAACAGTTTTTGCCTCTTTCAATgattaaaaactttatttaccaGAAAAAGGAATTTGATATGCAATCAATGTCAAGTGGCCATAATGAAATTTTAGGCACCAAGCCCAAGTTGTAATGAGTCCTATGATTTCCACAAGAGACAGGTGGACAAAATTTTTAACTTGGAAAatgcaaaaactaaatccagaaTTTCTCTCCTTGTAAACTGTAGAATTTAATATTGCTTCTTAAAAACATGTGCAATATCCAATTCCACCCAACCCCATGTCACAAGTAAGAATGGAAGCCAATTCACATTTTCAATTATACCGATAAAAAAGCCATACACAAAGTAGAAGTATGAATCATGGAGTGGAGGACaggcaaaaaaatgtatcactcTGATTGTTCTCCTCGATAAAGGTCACATAGTGATCCGGATCTGAAAACTAATGGGCACTAGGACAgcttttttcaacttgaatGATTTCTGCAAGTTTTGGCAACCAATGCCTGGGCACTGTACCCCCCTCTGTTATGTGTCATAATAACAACTGTAGCAGGCTGTTGGGAATTAGTTGCTGACTGTACTTTACTGATATTATAAAgacatacaccgatcagccataacattatgaccactgacaggttaagtgaataacactgacactcttgttatcatggcacgtGTCAGCAGGTGGGATATATTCGACAACAAGTGGACATTTCATCCCCAAagctgatgtgttagaagcagcaaaaatgggcaagcgtaaagATCTGAGCcgaattgtgatggctagatgactgggtcagaacatctccaaaactacagctcttgtggggtgttcccggtctgcagtgatcagtacctatcaaaagcgGCTCATGGAAGTAAAAGAAGTGAACCGATGACAGaatcatgggtggccaaggctcattgattcCACATGGGGGATGAAAGTTGACCCGTGTGGTTAAAttcaacagacgagctactgtagatcaaattgctgaaaaagtttatgctggttctgatagaaaggtgtcagaacacacagtgcatcacaatttgttgtgtatggggctgtgtagctgcagaccagtcagggtgcccatgctgacccctgtccattgcctacaatgggcatgtaaGCATGTAAGAACTGGGCCATGGAGGAATAGAAGAAGGTGGCCGGGTCTaaagaatcacattttcttttacatcacatggatggccaggtgcgtgCGTATCGCTTACCTAAAGAACACAGGGCACCAGGatacatccatggaggccccaccttgcaattTACGGGATTTAAAAGATCTTCTGCTGACATCTTGGTGTcaaataccacagcacaccttcagaggtctagagaagcccatgcctcgacgggtcagggatgttttggcagcaggtgGTCATGATGTTATGGATGATAGGTGTAAGTGGTAGTGTCTTTTTTGCATTCCAGATGCAAAAACCATGTAACTAATTTGCAGCTAATTCTATGATGTACTTTGTTGCGtgttattatacatttaataccAGAGTTTCAAGTATTGCTTCAAATCCCCACAAGTTGATAACTTAAAAAAAGTGATCAATAAGTTTATTGGgcacaaaaatgtgaaatactgggtaaagaaaaaatctgtagaaagtgaataaataaaaggtCAGACTTTACAACCAAGAAAAGCATTCATGTTTGGATACTGTACAAGAATTTCCTATACATAAAACATCCCCCCTCCCCAAATCTCACTATTTTAACAACTACACTTACAGACCAGGcataaaaatattacttatttACAGCTTCAGAGGGCTTCTTAATAAAACAGCTGGGatattttattgattaaaaaaaagccctaTACAGTTCATAAAAAATGTTCCCCTTTCTGCCCAGCACtgcatgaaaatatatacagatataaaagTCAGTttaaaaatactattaaaatatttaccgTACCTTTGGCATTGGGAACTGGCATGCACCTGAGCAGTAATAGGCATCAAAGGATTTAGGGGAAATAATCCATTCGCTCCAGCCGATGTCAGCAAAATCTACCTTGAGATAGCGTCGCGCACAGTTCTGTGGTTCATTCCACTGCTTCTTCCTAGCTTTTTTAAGAGTCTGTTCATCAAACTGAAGTGTTTGGCTTTTCTGTCGTCCACCCTTCCTCAGCTTCTTcttatttttgcctttttcagACGGTCTTACTTTTTTGTAGGGTTTCTTTTCTTCCCATAATTCTTCATCTTCGTTGTATTGATACTCTGCTCCTGGGAGCTCATTATTTTGTAAGGGCAAAAGAACATCCGTGGATCGTCTTCTTCTGTGCTCCACTAATTCTGCCCCTTGATGTTGTTTACGGGTAAGATGATTTCGTTTGCCATGTAAGCTAGAAACAACACTATCTGGCTCTGAAATAGCTGAGTCATTAGCGTAAACCAAGATGTAGGGTTTTAGACCTAAGATCTGCCTCTGTCTTGGCATATCTGTTGTTATGTTGATTCCAATAAGAAGCTCACCATGGTGCTTTGCATCACGTAGAACAGGAGTGATATCTTTCCATTGCCAAGTGTCCCGGTATAGTGTAGATACATTGATGAGGAAATGTCCAAGGTTTCTGGTCTGGTTTTCCAATGATGTAAAACTCCACACAGTTAGCTCCAGGGATATCTCTGGTTTCATATGCCCATGTTGAAGGCAAAATAGTGAATGGGGACACTGATGGCTGGTGTTTAACAGATCTCCAAgataataatgtaatgtagcTGAAAGGATGTTTTCTGACGTCGTCAAGGACGTCAAATTGAAAATGTGTTGATTTTCTACTTCACCTATAAAAATGACAATATGGCATTAGCAAAAAAGATCTATACTTTCAGAGACAGGtagattacaaaaaaatattttaaaaactgtgTTGGAAAATATTGCATATCAGCATCATTGAAACTGACATAaatggatttagtttttgatttTATGGTCCCACTTTAAAAATCCCTAAAACGGAGCATAGTACTTACTAAGATCATAAGAAAAAATCAAAGATGTTTAAAAGTTAGAAATCAGTGTTAAAGCTTTGAGAGAAGTACTTAACCCAATGTGTGATCATTAttcaatttgatttttttgttcttgaggATAACTCCAAATTGTTATGCAACAATACAAACTGAAATTTGAAACTCTAAGGAATCCATCCATGTATTTACAAGTGCAAAATGTTATTATAAAGGAGACACAGCTATCACATGTATTAACATACAGTgatataattaaacaaaaatattggatAGGTCACAGGACTTAGCCTGGAATGCCTGAGTTGATGTGTTCTATCTGTTTATAATCTgcttatatttaatacaaagtgTACTTATATGTATTCTTTtaataataagatttttttgttaacctCCTTGGATACAAcaccaacacaaaaataaagcacattttatcAGTATTTCCAACCTCCCTCTACAGGCTGTGACTACACCCACACTTGTGAACGCTACAGTAAAATAGACGCAAACATCAAGCAACACCAGagggctgtaaaaaaaaactgcatggaaaatataaataaggttCAGCACATGTATATTTGAGGTCCTCAGATTGACTGGATAGAAACCAAAGAATGTGAAACAGTCACAGAGCCTACATACCCTCACAACTGTaattttaaagatatatttaaaaaactcTTGTGGATGAATATATCAGCTTCAGCTTCAATATGTTGTAAGGCGGTAACATGCTCCCCTCTTGCTTCACACCATATCCAATGATTTCTAGACAAATGGGCATTATTAAactgtcaaataaaaaaatgttactcgagacaaatgttttttttggtttttagaaAACAGGCACCAAATTTTCATCTTTTAATGATAACTCCATTTCTACTGCCTTTGTATGTGCAAATACATGCAAATACATATCCACACTATGTTACTCCACTCCCTGGCACCACTAATCCTAGTCTCACCttgacactctaacaccatacactgatacacaaactaacatgcagtaacacacacatatagtatGTGCTGAccccaaatactaacacacacacactcatgtaaACACCGTACACTAGCCTACACACATGCTGACACGCTCATACCAAcatcatacactcacacacatatgccGACTCCATATACTCACACGCATGCTAATAttctacacatacacaatctaataccatacaataacacacaccctttctaacaccatacacgtaCACATCTCTCCATACAACCTGACACATGTCTGCTTACCTCCTACTACAGAAGGGTCACATAATGTGAGTTACATGAGACCCCTGAGACCGGAGAAGCTGCTAGGGGTATCAGCTAAGTGGATTGGGTTCATCTCATATTAGAGTAACATTATCTTGCTTAGTGATCTTAAAAGACTTTCAAAATACATTATGTGAATAAACTAGGATCACAATATCATTGGTTCCAATCTTTAAGTAACAAAAGCCTCAGTTacttcataatttttttattcctagtaccacattgaaatatattttcaaaaatgttcagCTATATTTCAGctgtatattagccatttgtatgtgttctcaTTGTGTCATTTTATCCCAGTCTAATAGACAAACACTCCTTATGAGGGGAGAGCTGGAACCTGTTGCCACAGGGTGCAGACAAAACCAAGTGGCCCCATTGGCCTCTTGCGCCTCCCCCTCGGTAACATACAGAAATACATACACAGTCTACAAATATGcataaactaacacacacatttacacactaatGTTAACAAATAtagatttacaaataaaacctCATGCTAATACggtcacacatgctaacatgcacacttacatataagaacaatgctaacacacacatttacacatacacactcatcctaacacacgcttacacacacctgtgctaatacacacacttacatacttatgctaacacacacatatgctcaTAAAACTAAAcatgcacactcacactaacagacACGTacgcatacacactcatgccgacacaaacacttacacactcatgtgTGATTAAGATTGgggcattctattgtttccataGACAGTATGATAAGGCGGGAAGGGATAAACAAAGCTATGACATATGCAACTAGATAATATGCAGTTGtctgaaaaaaatgatataatgaataaaaaaagaaatcaatgcttttgaaacttttatttttaatttgctaaTTGGTGGCATTTCtcttaaaatcaaaacatatttcaaaaaaagtgttttgtttagtatattagtcttttattactttttaattaataatgttaAGACCACATGATACAAACAATTGTCCATTCtttaaaaacccaaaacactaTTGTAGTGGTGGCGGATAGAAAAAGTGCTCCTTACAAGATTAGGCTCTGGATCTGCCGATGTGACCTCCAGTCCTACTGCTGCGGCACAGACTTGCAGGTCTGTGTGCGTCTGCTGCGGAGCACTGAGCTTAGTCTTTTTGCCAAGTCTGTGCTGACGCTGCAGAGCAACAAGAGCTGAGTGCCCTGGGTAACACAGCAAGTGCTTCAAGTGCATTGCTAGCTAGATGGGGTACTAGATTATCAGGGAGTAAGCAAGTCTTGGGGGTTCAGAGCGGGAGGCAAAATGCAAGGTTAAAGCAGGGAAATCTATTCttcaaaacattacatttttttgtaggcCATGTTCCAGCTCtctttttgacagttttcataACTGCTCCTTATTGTTCCGCCTGTTGTAAACAATGACTCATTGTTTATCACCCAGCCCGACAAGTTAAAATTCTAGGTAGGAAGGTAGcattaccataaaaaaatcagccACAGTGACTGGGAGAGAAGGTCAGCCAAAACAatacatgactgacaacaatggttTTACTAAGGTCTGCATATAAACAagttttattggaacaaaattaggtttctgtcaatgctaacctatattatataattatatattttattatatcattttaaaatccATAAACAACTTCCTATAGATTTACTTAGTGTACAGAACAGTAAAATGTTGGACTAGAAAAAAGTACAGATTCACTTTAACTGTTAGATACTAAAGTGGACAAAATGAATAGCATATGCAGATAAATAGCGTGTCTTTCCTTCTACTACAGCTGTGTTTTTTCACAGTAAGGGGGCATGGACCTCAGCAGGCAATAAAATGTGTAGCTCAATACAATCTGGAAAGTTACATATTGGCTACCTCTGATTTTTGTAAATAACGGCTTATTTCCCCACATGATTGTTTTGTGAATTTGCCCTAGAATTTGGGAGTGTTGGGTAAATTGATATTAGAGCTCAAATACCAGTCTAATAACCACAAAAGTCATTTTATGAGCTGTAatattacttaaaataaaataattttccttctgtacatacactatatatggTCTTTGAAAACTTTGTCCCCTGGGATACGCTGTACATTTTACAATGTAATTACTGTATTAAGTAGCTGAAAATGAAATGCGTGCCAGTAGGTGGCGACGCATTCTAAAAGATGTACAGATTTACAGAACCTTAAAGCGGGACAGAGCAGATTTCAATAAGTGTCAATGAgtggaaaaatacattaaatttaaaatgtaaataccaGTATGTCTGATAATGTAATAGAAAAATGACTGGAAATTTCAAGTCCTGCTCTACTCATAAAAGTGTACATTTTCCAATACACCCTATGAATTTTAAGCGAAGCCCTTCCGGTACTGACATATGGTATGTCACTTCTTAATTCCTTATCAGTTACCTGTTTTTCAAATACTTGCTAGATTATACGCAGATCTGAGCATAGCCAAGGGATGGAAGTACATTAGCATGAGTATGCCACCTACATACAGCTGTTTTGGGCTTCGATATCATCAGGGCAAGACAGGAGCAGCTCTGACATCatgcagcaaaataaaatacatatctgTCAAGCCTACTCTGATGATATATTTGATTAATTTGTGATAAATTGTACAAAGTtgccagtgtgtgtatatatatatatatatatatacacttacacacacacacacacacagacatatacatacactacaaTGAGAAGTATGCGGACACCTGACTATCCTACCTATATGAAGTTGTTGGACATTTCATTCtatgcattaatatggagttggctctataacagcctccactcttctgagtAGGATTACCACATG
The DNA window shown above is from Spea bombifrons isolate aSpeBom1 chromosome 1, aSpeBom1.2.pri, whole genome shotgun sequence and carries:
- the BMP3 gene encoding bone morphogenetic protein 3 → MARCGTLLLLWVCYSLGLGFGALMKGGIVGAGVHLGVGDSAVLPLGDTVSEHMLRLYDKYRGVGGRGRESSSPHQIPLQDGNTVRSFRSLSGEVENQHIFNLTSLTTSENILSATLHYYLGDLLNTSHQCPHSLFCLQHGHMKPEISLELTVWSFTSLENQTRNLGHFLINVSTLYRDTWQWKDITPVLRDAKHHGELLIGINITTDMPRQRQILGLKPYILVYANDSAISEPDSVVSSLHGKRNHLTRKQHQGAELVEHRRRRSTDVLLPLQNNELPGAEYQYNEDEELWEEKKPYKKVRPSEKGKNKKKLRKGGRQKSQTLQFDEQTLKKARKKQWNEPQNCARRYLKVDFADIGWSEWIISPKSFDAYYCSGACQFPMPKSLKPSNHATIQSIVRAVGVVPGIPEPCCVPEKMSSLSILFFDENKNVVLKVYPNMTVDSCACR